A region from the uncultured Draconibacterium sp. genome encodes:
- a CDS encoding nucleotidyltransferase family protein, translating to MSQNTYKIAGLILAAGESKRCGTPKQLLPFKGTTLLNYTKKQLSKSLVDRTFVILGANANEIVKKSELNEPEIIVFNEWEQGMGASLAYACQTIFSKEEFDGILITLTDLPLVGAEHYQKMLQNFTEKEDIVATLANNILGVPALFGADFFNSLLKLSGDKGAKTILQHNEKKVKRVINNNAGVDIDTMEDYQKLLLTMDH from the coding sequence TTGTCGCAAAATACCTACAAAATAGCAGGACTGATTTTGGCAGCCGGTGAGTCGAAACGTTGCGGGACTCCCAAACAATTACTGCCTTTTAAAGGAACTACCTTATTAAATTACACTAAAAAACAATTAAGTAAGAGTTTGGTTGACAGAACCTTTGTGATACTTGGCGCAAATGCCAACGAAATTGTGAAAAAAAGTGAATTAAACGAACCTGAAATTATTGTTTTTAATGAATGGGAACAAGGTATGGGGGCATCGCTGGCCTATGCCTGCCAAACCATTTTTAGCAAAGAAGAGTTTGATGGAATTTTAATTACACTTACCGATTTGCCATTGGTTGGTGCTGAACATTACCAGAAAATGTTGCAAAATTTTACTGAAAAAGAGGATATAGTTGCTACCTTGGCGAACAACATTCTTGGCGTACCTGCATTATTCGGGGCAGACTTTTTTAATAGTTTACTTAAACTAAGTGGAGACAAAGGCGCTAAAACAATTCTTCAGCACAATGAAAAAAAGGTTAAACGAGTAATAAATAATAATGCCGGTGTAGATATTGATACAATGGAAGACTACCAGAAACTGCTGTTAACAATGGATCATTAA
- a CDS encoding aminotransferase class III-fold pyridoxal phosphate-dependent enzyme: MKQIKHILSAFFNTDVREIKKLDGYISTNYRLDTKQGKYILKVYADNKETTELVEAENTALSLFRGHRSFPQLIKNSANQELTFTNDKVYRLLSFVEGTCLAQSAPTPKLFERFGAFLANMDLQLAGLKNYRIEARHFNWDLQHFQATVAPKVNLISNPGKRKLVEYVLLQHRELVVPQLPGLRKQIIHNDANDWNVLVNGESISGIIDFGDICHTQLINELAIAITYAVMGKKDPVNWAFHLVKGYGQQTPLNQLETDLLYWLVAARLCTSVCNSAEEKIKQPANNYIAISEKPAWQLLKKWLSINPVYAKNQFRKAAGIDVTIEKSIEEVQQQRFSSVNPILSVSYKKPIYMEQAAFQYMFDKYGNSYLDAYNNIPHVGHSHPRVVEAGQKQMARLNTNTRYLYDQLNQYTASLLNYFPEKLNKVFLVNSGSAASDLAIRLVRHFTGRKRIAALEYGYHGNTNSVIEISHYKFAGKGGNGASDQVLPLPLPDAFRGKPSAEQFTNDAIKKINQNEIAAFIAEPIVGCGGQVPLTQNYLMNVYAAVKAQGGLCISDEVQTGFGRLGDVFWGYEMYHVVPDIVILGKPMGNGHPIGAVVTTSEIADVFNNGMEFFSSFGGNPVSCAIGQAVLNVLEEEQLQQNAKEVGNYYLERLRQLQLKFECIGDVRGAGLFIGVELVKNRFNNQPNTQLAQRVKNELRNRFILVSTDGPYNNVIKSKPPLCFTKANVDEVIKNLEEILATDHKK; encoded by the coding sequence ATGAAACAAATAAAGCACATATTAAGCGCTTTTTTCAATACAGATGTTAGGGAAATAAAAAAACTCGACGGGTATATCAGTACCAATTACAGGCTTGATACCAAGCAGGGAAAATACATTTTAAAAGTTTATGCTGACAACAAAGAAACAACCGAACTTGTTGAGGCAGAAAATACCGCTCTTTCATTGTTCAGGGGACATCGGTCTTTTCCGCAGCTAATAAAAAATTCAGCAAACCAGGAGCTTACTTTCACCAACGATAAAGTCTATCGTTTGTTATCGTTTGTTGAAGGTACATGTCTTGCTCAATCGGCACCTACTCCAAAATTATTTGAAAGATTTGGCGCTTTTCTGGCTAACATGGATTTACAGCTTGCCGGTCTGAAAAATTATCGGATAGAAGCACGCCATTTTAACTGGGATTTACAGCATTTTCAAGCTACCGTTGCCCCAAAAGTCAACCTTATAAGCAACCCGGGCAAGCGAAAACTGGTTGAATATGTTTTGCTGCAACACCGCGAACTGGTTGTTCCGCAACTTCCGGGCCTTCGTAAACAAATCATTCATAACGATGCCAACGACTGGAATGTGCTGGTTAACGGCGAATCAATCAGTGGAATTATTGATTTTGGCGATATTTGCCACACACAATTGATTAACGAACTTGCTATTGCCATAACTTACGCTGTTATGGGAAAGAAAGATCCGGTTAACTGGGCGTTTCACCTGGTTAAAGGCTACGGGCAACAAACTCCGTTAAATCAACTTGAAACAGACCTGCTTTACTGGCTGGTAGCTGCACGGCTTTGTACCAGTGTTTGCAATTCGGCCGAAGAGAAAATAAAACAACCGGCAAATAATTATATTGCCATTAGCGAAAAACCGGCATGGCAACTGTTAAAAAAATGGTTGAGCATAAATCCGGTTTATGCCAAAAACCAATTCCGAAAAGCTGCCGGAATTGATGTTACCATCGAGAAATCAATTGAAGAAGTGCAACAACAACGATTTTCGTCGGTAAATCCAATTCTTTCGGTAAGCTATAAAAAGCCAATTTATATGGAACAGGCAGCGTTTCAATACATGTTCGACAAATATGGAAACAGCTACCTCGATGCCTACAACAACATCCCGCACGTGGGACATTCGCACCCCCGGGTTGTTGAAGCCGGACAAAAACAAATGGCCAGGCTAAATACCAACACCCGCTATTTATACGACCAGTTAAACCAATACACAGCAAGCCTGCTTAACTACTTTCCTGAAAAATTAAATAAGGTATTTCTGGTAAACTCGGGCAGCGCCGCCAGCGATTTGGCCATCCGTTTGGTTCGGCATTTTACTGGCCGAAAACGTATTGCGGCATTGGAATATGGCTATCATGGCAATACCAATTCGGTAATCGAAATCAGCCATTACAAGTTTGCAGGAAAAGGAGGTAATGGAGCCTCAGACCAGGTACTTCCCCTTCCCTTGCCTGATGCATTCAGGGGCAAACCCAGTGCAGAGCAGTTTACAAACGATGCCATCAAGAAAATTAACCAGAACGAAATTGCAGCTTTTATTGCCGAACCAATAGTGGGCTGCGGTGGCCAGGTGCCACTTACACAAAATTATTTAATGAATGTTTATGCAGCAGTAAAAGCACAGGGCGGTTTGTGCATTTCGGATGAGGTACAAACCGGTTTTGGACGCTTGGGTGATGTTTTTTGGGGATACGAAATGTACCATGTGGTGCCCGACATTGTAATTCTTGGCAAACCAATGGGCAACGGTCATCCCATTGGCGCAGTTGTTACCACCAGCGAAATTGCCGATGTTTTTAACAACGGAATGGAGTTTTTTAGTTCGTTTGGAGGAAATCCGGTTTCGTGTGCCATTGGGCAGGCAGTTTTAAATGTATTGGAAGAAGAACAGCTACAACAAAACGCAAAAGAGGTTGGAAATTATTATTTAGAACGTTTACGCCAGCTACAGTTAAAATTTGAATGCATTGGCGACGTGCGTGGTGCCGGGCTGTTTATTGGTGTTGAGTTGGTGAAAAACCGATTTAACAATCAACCTAACACCCAACTTGCACAAAGGGTAAAAAACGAACTACGCAACCGTTTCATCCTGGTAAGTACCGATGGCCCTTACAACAATGTTATAAAATCGAAACCGCCACTTTGTTTTACTAAGGCGAATGTGGATGAAGTAATTAAAAACCTGGAGGAAATATTGGCAACCGACCACAAAAAATAA
- a CDS encoding NAD-dependent deacylase, whose translation MNSTKLTKSLIDKLWQASFLIRKAKYAVAFTGAGISVESGIPPFRGEDGLWNTTHPIFLEIEYFHKKPLQSWKKIKEIFYDSLGDAEPNIAHQMLAKMEARSFVETVITQNIDHLHQKAGSKYVYELHGTYKQLICTECSSEYDMSFADLNYLPPTCYICKGILKPDMVFFNEPIPAFAKKRSFQEAAKADVLLIIGTNAEVMPAAQIPEVAKQNGAKIIEINIKPSHFTHTVTDIFLEMKATEAMEELGKLLYL comes from the coding sequence ATGAATTCAACAAAACTCACAAAATCACTGATTGATAAACTGTGGCAGGCATCCTTTCTGATTCGAAAGGCAAAATATGCTGTAGCTTTTACAGGAGCAGGGATTTCTGTTGAGAGTGGAATTCCGCCTTTTCGTGGCGAAGACGGTTTATGGAACACCACCCATCCAATCTTTCTGGAGATTGAGTATTTTCATAAAAAACCCTTACAATCGTGGAAAAAAATAAAGGAGATTTTTTACGACAGTTTAGGTGATGCTGAACCCAATATTGCACACCAAATGCTGGCAAAAATGGAAGCACGTAGCTTTGTTGAGACAGTAATTACGCAAAACATCGATCATCTTCACCAAAAAGCCGGAAGCAAATATGTTTACGAGCTACACGGCACCTATAAACAATTAATTTGCACCGAATGCAGCTCGGAGTACGACATGAGCTTTGCCGATTTAAACTACCTCCCTCCCACCTGCTACATTTGTAAAGGAATATTAAAACCCGATATGGTGTTCTTTAACGAACCTATTCCGGCTTTTGCCAAAAAACGCTCATTTCAGGAGGCTGCCAAAGCCGATGTTCTGTTAATTATTGGCACCAATGCAGAAGTTATGCCCGCTGCCCAAATTCCGGAGGTGGCTAAACAAAATGGCGCCAAAATTATCGAAATAAACATCAAACCTTCGCATTTTACACATACGGTAACCGATATATTTCTTGAAATGAAAGCCACCGAAGCAATGGAAGAATTGGGAAAATTACTCTATTTATAA
- a CDS encoding bifunctional acetate--CoA ligase family protein/GNAT family N-acetyltransferase, which produces MAYESNIGFSNFVSIGNSMDVSFGDLIDYFGQDPNTKSIVLYVESIADARTFMSAARAFSREKPIIVYKSGRYPESAAAAASHTGAMASEDSIYDAVFRRAGLARVFDFGNIFDFTDLVGRKRIPKGNRLAIVTNAGGPGVMATDSLISMGGKLVNLSEETMQKLNDYLPPFWSHGNPVDVLGDATPQRFARATEIVLEDKKVDAVLILLTPQAMTDPTATANAIAEMAKNTTKSVMAAWLGGTAMREGIQILNQNGISNYPAPEQAIRAFMTLSDYSENQQMLYETPREVPLSFQYDRNELRKKYLSEVFPKAKILNEDDSKMLVNEYGIATTHPTPAATEDEAVKIAGKKGYPVVLKIYSPDITHKSDVGGVALNIENEEMVRATFRNMIKTAGEKRPDAKIEGVTVQKMVDTKDGIELIIGTKKDPVFGTVMLVGMGGTTAELFKDKRLEFPPLNERLAQQMLKSLKIYPLLKGWRGDAPKNIEKLIEVLIRMSYLAADYPEIEELDINPLIVTPKDVIALDARIVVDEEILASPVKEYSHLVMRPYPESLISDATLRDGTPITLRPIRPEDEPMWLELLGSCSKESIYHRFRYDFYFDSHEVASQFCFIDYDREIAIVAEHEKEDGSKELIGVGRLIADPDVEIMEYAVLITDKWQKKELGYTLTSYCLDIAKSRGIKKLAAETTRDNKPMISVFRKLNFKIRFNEDTTVSVSKLLEPEE; this is translated from the coding sequence TTGGCTTACGAATCAAATATTGGATTCTCAAACTTTGTTTCCATTGGCAACTCCATGGATGTAAGTTTTGGCGACCTGATAGACTACTTTGGCCAGGATCCCAACACAAAATCCATCGTTCTTTATGTAGAATCAATTGCCGATGCCCGCACTTTTATGTCGGCGGCAAGGGCTTTCTCGCGCGAGAAACCAATTATTGTGTACAAGTCTGGCCGTTATCCCGAATCGGCTGCAGCAGCTGCATCGCACACCGGAGCAATGGCATCAGAAGACTCGATTTATGATGCCGTATTCCGCAGAGCAGGTCTGGCACGAGTTTTCGATTTTGGAAATATTTTTGATTTTACCGATCTCGTAGGCCGTAAAAGAATTCCTAAAGGTAATCGTCTGGCTATTGTTACTAATGCCGGTGGCCCCGGAGTTATGGCAACGGATTCGCTTATCTCAATGGGAGGAAAACTGGTAAACTTATCAGAAGAGACCATGCAAAAACTAAACGATTACCTGCCGCCTTTCTGGTCGCATGGCAACCCGGTGGATGTATTGGGAGATGCAACACCACAGCGTTTTGCCAGGGCAACAGAAATAGTTCTGGAAGATAAAAAAGTAGATGCAGTTTTGATATTGCTTACACCACAGGCCATGACCGACCCAACTGCAACGGCAAATGCGATAGCCGAAATGGCTAAAAACACAACAAAATCGGTAATGGCAGCGTGGCTCGGAGGAACTGCCATGCGCGAAGGCATTCAGATATTAAACCAGAACGGAATTTCAAACTACCCCGCTCCGGAGCAAGCCATCAGGGCATTTATGACCTTGTCTGATTATTCGGAAAACCAACAAATGCTTTATGAAACACCACGCGAAGTACCCCTTTCGTTTCAATACGACCGAAACGAACTGCGAAAAAAATACCTGAGCGAAGTATTTCCAAAAGCCAAAATACTTAACGAAGACGACTCGAAAATGCTGGTTAACGAATACGGCATTGCCACCACTCACCCTACACCTGCTGCTACAGAAGACGAAGCCGTAAAAATTGCGGGGAAAAAGGGATATCCGGTTGTATTAAAAATTTACTCGCCCGATATTACGCATAAATCAGATGTTGGCGGTGTGGCTTTAAATATTGAAAACGAGGAAATGGTAAGAGCCACCTTCCGAAATATGATTAAAACTGCCGGAGAAAAGCGTCCTGATGCCAAAATTGAAGGCGTTACCGTACAAAAAATGGTAGACACCAAAGATGGCATTGAACTAATTATTGGCACCAAAAAAGATCCGGTTTTTGGAACGGTAATGCTGGTAGGAATGGGCGGTACCACAGCCGAACTCTTTAAAGACAAACGATTGGAGTTTCCGCCACTAAACGAGCGACTGGCCCAACAAATGCTGAAATCGTTAAAAATTTATCCCTTGCTAAAAGGCTGGCGTGGCGATGCCCCAAAAAACATTGAGAAGCTGATTGAAGTGCTCATTCGCATGTCGTACCTGGCAGCCGACTATCCTGAAATTGAGGAACTGGATATCAATCCGCTAATTGTAACACCAAAAGATGTTATTGCACTGGATGCCCGTATTGTTGTTGATGAAGAGATACTGGCAAGTCCTGTAAAAGAATACTCGCACCTGGTAATGCGACCTTATCCCGAAAGCTTAATTTCTGATGCAACCCTGCGCGATGGAACGCCCATCACCCTGCGCCCCATACGCCCCGAAGACGAACCCATGTGGCTGGAGTTGCTGGGCAGCTGCTCAAAAGAATCTATTTATCACCGTTTTCGTTACGATTTTTATTTTGATTCGCATGAGGTAGCTTCGCAGTTTTGTTTTATCGATTACGATCGTGAAATTGCTATTGTTGCCGAGCACGAAAAAGAAGACGGCAGTAAAGAACTTATTGGCGTAGGGCGTTTAATTGCCGACCCTGATGTGGAAATTATGGAGTACGCAGTGCTAATCACCGACAAATGGCAAAAGAAAGAATTGGGCTATACCTTAACCAGTTACTGTTTAGACATTGCCAAATCACGCGGAATAAAAAAACTGGCTGCAGAAACCACCCGCGATAACAAACCCATGATATCGGTATTCAGGAAATTGAATTTTAAAATACGTTTTAACGAAGATACTACCGTTTCAGTATCAAAACTACTTGAACCGGAAGAATAA
- a CDS encoding CoA-binding protein, with protein MAIKKLDSIFRPKRIALVGVSNNPDSVGGITLRNLVGGGFNGVVYPVNPKREAVFGIPCYPDVKSLPKTPDLAVIMTSAQAVPQLVKDCGEAGIHGVIIMSAGFKESGDEGKKLEAQVKAEKAKFPDMRIIGPNCLGILVPGLNMNVSFASGMPKKGHVAFISQSGALCTSVLDWLTNQILDSQTLFPLATPWM; from the coding sequence ATGGCAATTAAAAAACTTGATAGTATATTCCGGCCAAAACGCATCGCGCTGGTTGGAGTTTCAAATAACCCCGACAGTGTTGGCGGAATAACACTTCGTAATCTTGTTGGAGGAGGTTTTAATGGTGTAGTTTATCCGGTAAATCCAAAACGCGAGGCGGTGTTTGGTATTCCTTGTTATCCGGATGTAAAAAGTCTTCCGAAAACTCCCGACCTGGCAGTTATTATGACATCGGCCCAGGCCGTACCACAGTTGGTAAAAGATTGTGGCGAAGCTGGCATTCACGGGGTCATCATCATGTCGGCAGGATTTAAAGAATCGGGCGACGAGGGCAAAAAACTTGAAGCTCAGGTAAAAGCAGAAAAAGCAAAATTTCCGGACATGCGAATTATCGGGCCAAATTGCTTAGGTATACTTGTTCCCGGGCTGAATATGAACGTGAGCTTTGCTTCAGGAATGCCCAAAAAAGGTCATGTGGCTTTTATTTCACAATCAGGAGCGCTTTGCACCTCCGTTCTCGATTGGCTTACGAATCAAATATTGGATTCTCAAACTTTGTTTCCATTGGCAACTCCATGGATGTAA
- a CDS encoding OFA family MFS transporter, whose product MRGLKITNRWVVVAGAILIQLALGAIYAWSVFTKLLTDTNGEYGFSATQTAWIFSLGLATFAVVMVFAGKWQTKSGPTIVAFTGGLVLGAGYVLGGIFGNSFIAQLLCIGFLGGAGIGLAYVVPIAVGVKWFPDKKGMITGLAVAGFGFGATIWVKLAGSWFGGLLNTTHLFELPGVQSVFVIYGIAFAAMVLLGSLVMVNPPADYKPSGWEPPAETGTKASGGIEFDSKQMLHTKQFYALWAVFIFSALAGLMVIYCIKLFGIDALEHNEVKNAGVITGTAMAWYAIFNGLGRIVWGMISDKLGRKRAIFFMTVLQGVIMLMIYHIFIRYGHTAGFIASACMIGFNFGGNFALFPAITADFFGNKTVGKNYGWMFTAYGIAGIAGPQLAGYFKDAATASSGPIVWMTPFIVAGVACLIGSIIILLTKPPKRFQ is encoded by the coding sequence ATGAGAGGACTAAAAATAACAAACCGCTGGGTTGTGGTAGCTGGAGCAATACTTATACAGCTTGCTCTTGGAGCTATTTATGCCTGGTCGGTTTTTACAAAATTATTAACCGATACCAATGGGGAATATGGTTTTTCGGCCACACAAACAGCTTGGATATTTTCGCTCGGACTTGCCACTTTTGCTGTAGTAATGGTATTTGCCGGCAAATGGCAGACCAAATCAGGGCCAACCATCGTTGCGTTTACCGGTGGACTTGTTTTAGGTGCCGGATATGTTCTTGGAGGTATATTTGGCAATTCCTTTATCGCCCAGCTGCTGTGTATTGGCTTTTTGGGCGGAGCCGGAATAGGCCTGGCATACGTAGTTCCGATAGCAGTAGGTGTAAAATGGTTTCCCGATAAAAAAGGAATGATAACGGGTTTAGCGGTTGCTGGTTTTGGGTTTGGTGCTACCATTTGGGTAAAACTTGCAGGCTCGTGGTTTGGCGGGCTGTTAAATACCACACATTTATTTGAATTACCCGGTGTACAAAGTGTTTTTGTCATTTACGGTATCGCCTTTGCTGCCATGGTTTTACTGGGTTCGTTGGTTATGGTAAACCCTCCGGCAGATTATAAACCCTCCGGCTGGGAACCACCGGCTGAGACTGGGACAAAAGCATCAGGAGGTATTGAGTTTGACTCAAAGCAAATGCTGCATACCAAACAATTTTATGCCCTTTGGGCGGTATTCATTTTTTCGGCATTGGCAGGTTTAATGGTTATTTACTGTATAAAACTTTTTGGCATTGATGCCCTGGAACATAACGAAGTAAAAAATGCAGGCGTTATAACCGGAACAGCCATGGCCTGGTACGCCATATTTAACGGCCTTGGCCGAATTGTTTGGGGCATGATTTCCGACAAATTAGGACGAAAAAGAGCCATTTTTTTTATGACCGTATTGCAAGGAGTAATTATGCTGATGATATATCACATTTTTATCCGCTATGGCCATACCGCAGGTTTTATAGCAAGTGCTTGCATGATTGGATTTAATTTTGGCGGAAATTTTGCGCTGTTTCCGGCCATAACTGCCGATTTTTTTGGAAATAAAACCGTTGGCAAAAACTACGGATGGATGTTTACTGCCTACGGAATTGCAGGGATTGCAGGCCCACAGCTGGCAGGTTATTTTAAAGATGCAGCAACAGCATCGTCGGGTCCAATTGTTTGGATGACTCCTTTTATTGTAGCCGGAGTTGCATGTTTAATCGGCAGTATTATTATTTTGCTTACAAAACCACCAAAGCGATTTCAATGA
- the acs gene encoding acetate--CoA ligase has translation MIFLINQKIAAMVNKITSLAEYFQKYKESVADPDAFWGKIAESHYWQKKWDQVLDYKFEGEGAPDVNWFVNGKLNITENIFERNLFMRKDQVAIIWEPNDPKEPEVRLTYGELFDKVKQFANGLKKIGVEKGDRVALYLPMVPELAIAMLACARIGAIHSIVFAGFSATALADRINDAEAKVVITSDGGFRGTKSIPLKSIADEAMENCPSVKTAVVLKRTEEDINWTEGRDIWWHDLVAGVDCENKAETMDAEDVLFILYTSGSTGKPKGVVHTTAGYMVYAEYTFKNVFQYSDGDVYWCTADIGWVTGHSYIVYGPLLAGATSIMFEGVPTWPDAGRFWEVVDKYKVNQFYTAPTAIRALVAQGDQWVTKYDLSSLKVLGTVGEPINEEAWRWYHDLVGKGRCPIVDTWWQTETGGIMITPLAGITPTKPSLATLPLPGVQPVLLDHEGNELKGNSVEGILCMKHPWPGMLRTTWGDHQRCYQTYFSSFPGYYLTGDGAKRDEEGYYRIIGRIDDVINVSGHRIGTAEVEDAINQHPKVVESAVVGYPHEIKGAGIYAYVICEEMTDAELDNIEAEIRATVNKFIGPIAKPDKIQIVSGLPKTRSGKIMRRILRKIGEGDATNLGDTSTLLDPGVVDEIIDGAKVEVKR, from the coding sequence ATCATTTTCTTAATTAACCAAAAGATAGCTGCTATGGTAAATAAAATCACAAGTTTAGCCGAGTACTTTCAGAAGTACAAGGAAAGTGTGGCTGACCCCGATGCTTTTTGGGGAAAAATAGCCGAAAGTCATTACTGGCAAAAAAAATGGGACCAGGTGCTTGATTACAAATTTGAAGGAGAGGGAGCTCCGGATGTAAACTGGTTTGTAAACGGCAAACTCAACATCACTGAAAATATTTTTGAACGCAACCTGTTTATGCGAAAAGATCAGGTGGCCATAATATGGGAACCCAACGACCCAAAAGAGCCCGAAGTAAGGCTCACCTACGGCGAACTGTTCGATAAAGTAAAACAGTTTGCTAATGGCTTGAAAAAAATTGGTGTGGAAAAAGGTGACCGTGTGGCACTTTACCTACCAATGGTGCCCGAGCTGGCCATTGCAATGCTGGCATGCGCCCGAATTGGAGCAATTCATTCCATTGTATTTGCCGGCTTTTCGGCTACTGCATTAGCCGATCGTATAAATGATGCAGAAGCAAAAGTGGTGATTACTTCTGATGGAGGATTTCGGGGAACAAAATCAATTCCCTTAAAAAGTATTGCCGACGAAGCAATGGAAAACTGCCCATCGGTTAAAACCGCAGTTGTTTTAAAAAGAACAGAAGAGGATATAAACTGGACTGAAGGACGAGATATTTGGTGGCACGATTTAGTTGCTGGCGTTGATTGCGAAAACAAAGCAGAAACGATGGATGCTGAGGATGTGCTATTTATCCTTTACACTTCAGGATCAACCGGTAAGCCCAAAGGGGTTGTGCATACCACTGCTGGTTATATGGTTTATGCCGAATACACCTTTAAAAATGTATTTCAATACAGCGACGGAGATGTGTACTGGTGTACCGCAGATATTGGCTGGGTAACCGGGCATTCGTATATTGTTTACGGGCCACTGCTTGCCGGTGCCACATCAATAATGTTTGAAGGAGTGCCTACCTGGCCTGATGCCGGCCGGTTTTGGGAAGTTGTGGATAAGTATAAAGTAAACCAGTTTTATACTGCACCAACGGCAATTCGGGCACTGGTAGCCCAGGGCGACCAATGGGTTACAAAATACGACCTGAGCTCGTTAAAAGTACTTGGAACAGTTGGCGAACCCATTAACGAAGAAGCCTGGCGCTGGTACCACGATTTGGTTGGAAAAGGGCGCTGCCCCATTGTAGATACCTGGTGGCAAACCGAAACCGGCGGAATAATGATTACCCCGCTGGCCGGAATTACACCAACCAAACCCTCTCTTGCTACTTTGCCATTACCGGGTGTTCAGCCCGTATTACTCGACCACGAGGGAAATGAATTGAAAGGTAATAGCGTGGAAGGAATACTTTGCATGAAACACCCCTGGCCGGGCATGTTGCGCACTACCTGGGGCGATCATCAACGGTGTTATCAAACCTACTTCTCCTCTTTCCCGGGGTATTACCTAACGGGTGATGGCGCCAAACGTGACGAAGAGGGGTACTATCGGATAATAGGTCGGATTGACGATGTTATCAATGTTTCAGGTCATCGTATTGGTACGGCAGAAGTTGAAGATGCCATAAACCAACATCCTAAAGTGGTTGAATCTGCAGTGGTGGGATATCCGCACGAAATTAAGGGGGCAGGAATTTATGCCTATGTAATTTGTGAGGAAATGACCGACGCGGAACTGGATAACATTGAGGCTGAAATTCGGGCAACGGTAAACAAATTTATCGGACCAATTGCTAAACCCGATAAAATTCAAATTGTTAGCGGCTTGCCTAAAACCAGGTCGGGAAAAATTATGCGACGCATATTACGCAAAATTGGCGAAGGCGACGCTACCAATCTTGGCGATACATCAACCTTACTCGATCCGGGCGTTGTTGATGAAATTATTGACGGTGCAAAAGTTGAAGTAAAACGATAG
- a CDS encoding phosphate acyltransferase: MRINNFNELLEVVKKQEPKRVVAVNGVDVTTLEALHDAVEMGFVSPILTGDKVKIEESCKKLGIDSSDYQIYHTNSLSEATEKAVELIHEKKADVLMKGMVSTDKFMRTLLKKEFNLVPSKGTLSHISVVNNPNYHKLLVFSDAAVLPYPDLKQKILMTNYLICAAKSLGINEPKVAVIAPTEQIIISIQSCMDGATIAKMAEHGQIEGGLVDGPMALDVAINSEAAEVKGFTSPVAGDADCLLFPNIDAANVFYKTNSKLAKGEMSGIIAGAKVPVVVSSRGDSRQTKLNSVALASIVSYQASIS, encoded by the coding sequence ATGAGAATAAACAACTTTAACGAACTTCTTGAAGTAGTAAAAAAACAGGAACCCAAAAGAGTGGTTGCTGTTAACGGTGTTGATGTAACTACACTTGAAGCCTTACACGATGCGGTTGAAATGGGTTTTGTATCGCCAATTTTGACGGGTGATAAAGTTAAAATTGAGGAATCGTGTAAAAAACTGGGAATAGATAGTTCTGATTATCAGATTTACCATACCAATTCGTTGAGTGAAGCTACAGAGAAGGCAGTTGAACTTATTCACGAGAAAAAAGCCGACGTTTTAATGAAGGGAATGGTTTCAACCGATAAGTTTATGCGAACCTTATTGAAAAAGGAGTTTAACCTTGTTCCCTCGAAAGGAACTTTAAGCCATATTTCGGTTGTTAATAATCCAAATTATCACAAACTATTGGTTTTTAGCGATGCAGCGGTTCTTCCTTATCCTGATTTAAAACAAAAAATTCTGATGACCAATTACCTTATTTGCGCAGCAAAGTCATTAGGGATTAATGAGCCCAAAGTGGCGGTAATTGCACCAACAGAGCAGATTATTATTTCCATTCAGTCGTGTATGGATGGAGCAACCATAGCCAAAATGGCTGAGCATGGTCAGATTGAAGGAGGCCTAGTTGATGGGCCGATGGCGCTTGATGTGGCTATTAATAGCGAGGCGGCCGAAGTGAAAGGATTTACCTCGCCGGTAGCCGGTGATGCCGATTGTTTGTTATTCCCGAATATTGATGCTGCCAATGTATTTTATAAAACTAATTCGAAGCTGGCCAAAGGCGAAATGTCGGGAATTATTGCCGGAGCAAAAGTGCCGGTGGTTGTTTCATCAAGGGGCGATAGCCGGCAAACCAAGTTAAACTCCGTAGCGCTTGCATCAATAGTAAGTTACCAGGCAAGTATAAGTTAA